gaaaaagagGACGAGGTAAACAGAGCGCAGGAAGTAAAGTCAGAGCACAAGTGTCCAACTAAGCCAGCATGAATCCGTTGTGGAGACTTTATAAGAGCAAAGTCATGAAGACGCTCAACCCGGAGTATGTGGACGACTCGGCTGAAGAGGTAATGACGTTGGCTTTCTAAGTGAACGATTACTAGGGTTAGGATGGCCTCCATATCAAACTCTTTATGGCTAAACAACATTGTGCACAATGGAGCCACTGACTACTAGAGTGGGCTGACTccattttggttgtttttgagTTAAGTTAATAATCGTCCGAATCAATGTTTAGTTCCAATTTTAACAGTTCATTATTTCACTAATCACTTTTTTAGCTTGGGTGCCTTTACATACATTTGCATGTTCGTATGAGTGAATGTTATTTATCATCTCTCATgtaatattgatagatttgacagATGTTTGGACTTGGACCACTATTGCACTACACATTTGGCGTTAGTCGTTGGACGGCAGCTTTAAAACTTTAAATCACGCTCccgcaaaatgacaaaaattgagttagcccactctagttctcagtggcgcAATTCAGACCTTGCGTCTCGCAGGTCTCACTTTTGGCCTCATTTAAGGACAGACATAACTAGCCCCTGCAGATATCTTAAAATTGACCTCAATCCTTGTTTGTAAAcagatattaaaataaatacaaaaagtacattgaaattattatacaaaaacaaagagccATTAGCGTAGTCCATAAGGAACGTTATTATGAAGAGACTAATCAGCTAtttgtgaaataataaaaaattatgatATTGTGGAATTTCAATCAGGACAACTTCTTTACAAAGCCAGGAATAATTGATTACCAAGCAATTGActgaaaatgtttcaagaaaGAGAGGCAAGGTGGAGGTATAAAATAAGAGCAATGGCAAACTTTAGGGTCCAAAAATGCAGcactacaataataaataaataaataaatacataactgTATTTGCATGTCAAATAATGGAGTGATGTTATAAACAGATGGAGTGTGGAGCTGAAACAATGTCCAAACATCAcccagtttaaaaaagaaatatgagGAGGAAGTAGTTTCAGTAtaaatatgttattattaaattGGACAATAAAGACATTTATATGAATATTATATAGGTAAAGTGCTTGATTTTTATGGTTGTTTTGAGTGTGGTAGTTGttgatctaaaaaaaagaattcaattAATCAATTGATTGAGTAATTGGAttcttcaatcaatcaatcaagcaatcatattttcattaaaaaaaatagagcatATCTCATATAAATAAGATTTTACCCCTTTTTTGACCGGGAACCCAAAGCATCCCTTGAATAgatattttaaacaattattttttaaaaatgattaaaataccttttaattaaaaacaattaaataaaagcataaaatataaaagattTAGTAactaaaatctctttttttttttttttttaatccacttttaCCCAGTTTTAGTCGAGAAATCTCAGTGGCCACCCGCAACATGAGGTGCACTCGCACTTCTCTGTGCACTGTAATCTAATCTAATGAGATACAATACTGGAGCTGTACAAAATGAATATATTACAAAGATGGTAGTGCTCACTTTATTCCTGCAATGACCAGCTAGGGCTTGTGGCACATATGTTGCTTCCTCTGTTAGTGCCTTTGCAAACACCCACTTTCTGACTACACAATTTACGACCCATCACCTTTTCCAGTGTAGTCTCACTTGTGTTTATTGCACAAAAATAAGTTGTAAGGAAAACAAGAAACTGTACAGTAAGCTctcgctatattgcggttcacatattgcggattcagtgcgccgtgattattatttttttatatatacactgtaggttagtgtagtgcagttactcaTTTGTATAGCTCTGGTACAGTTGGCTTTTTTGACTATATGACTTTAAcatggcagcaatgactcacataagGTCCATTGGGCTCTTCTTCGCAGAAAAAGAAACTTCCATGCATAACCGTAACTCATACATTTGGTATGTCACCGAATTGTTTGAGGATACAAAAAATATTGACCGGAGAGCCACTGTTTAAAACTCAAGCCACATtcagagttttatgaaataaattcacaaataccaactaAAATATTTCGTCCCCCCCCCATTGAGTTGCACAGGTTATACTGTAAGTCACactaaaaattgaaaaaaaaaaagattatatcacaaaaacctggcatttgaacaagagtgtgtagacttttaatatccactgtaGATCGTCATCGTTGGAGGGAACACATGTAGTACCCACTAAAGCCACTGGATGGCGTACCATGCACAAATGTGACTTTGCGCGTGTGTGTTCAGGTGAGCGAGGTGGAAGAAGACGTGATGAGTCCAGCCCAACAAGACGAAGGCCAGAACGCAGTTTCCCAGCTGGCCCGTAAAGTATGCCAGATGTCATCTCATACGTGAACGAACCTGCTTCCCTTTgacccagtgtgtgtgtgtgtgtgtgtgtgtgtgtgtctttgtgtccaGATGCAAGGGGCAGGGGCCAAGAGCTGGAACAGACTGTCAGCTCTCTTCAATAAAGATGACGAGCACCAACTACTGCAAGAGACAGAAAGTCCTCCAGTCGCTGACCAGTGAGTGGActacaccgtgtgtgtgtgtatacatgtttATTTATGAGTCTCATTGTTGAACGTATTTAAAtcttgaatatatttttaagagTGTGGGGGACGATATAGtagtaaaattacaaaataaacaggaataagttatatactgtacaaaccccaatttcaatgacgttgggacgttgtgtaaaatgtaaaaaaaaacaaaaaactgaatacatttgcaaatcaacctatattgaattgaattcactacaaaggcaatatatttaatgtttaaactgatgaaatgtattgtttttgacaaatattctctcattttgaattggatGGCTGCAAGATGTTTccaaaaacctgggacaggggcaacaaaaaactgggaaagttgagaaatgctcccCAAAAAATATCTGTTTGGagcattccacaggtgaacaggttaattggaaacaggtcatgattgggtataaaaggagcctcCCTGAAAGGCTCgtttgttcacaagcaagggtGGGGTGACTATCACCacttttgtgaacaactgcgtgagcaaatattccaaaagtttaacatttcaaattgttttgggaattcatggacgtcgtgtcctccgggccaaagaagaaaaggaccatccggattatTATCAACCCaaacttcaaaagccagcatctgtgatggtatgtgggtgtgttagtgcccaagTCATGGATCACTTGTACATCTGTGAAGTCACCATGaattctgaaaggtacatacaggttttggagcaataaatgctgccatccaagcaaggttTTTTTCAGGGATATCCCTGCTTTTTTCAGCAAGACCATGCAAagtcacattctgcacgtgtcacaacagcgtgacttcgtagtaaaagagtacgagtactagactggtctggcagcagtccagacctgtctcccattgaaaatatgtgccgcattatgaagtgcaaaattcAACAACTGAAGTACTTCAAGGCAGAATGGGAAAGAAGTcgacctacaaagcttcaacaacaATAGTGTCCTCCGTTGACATTCAAAAGGCACAAAACAATACATATTAATGTGTATGAATTGTTTATATAGCAAGAGTATAAAAATGGactaaataataacatttaaaaaacaaatgtacacaaaacataaaacttacaaattattattaaataatatgattagaaaaatatgcaattttagaaaaacgtaaaaaaagatcaaattaaataaagtatatataaaacatcaaaacatatacaaaaaaaacaacatgaattttaaaaaggcaatattagaaaacaagaatacagtatatataaaacaagacataaaaataatgataaatgaatataatcaaataataatttacaaaagattaatttaaaataaacatttaaaaatatgcacaaaaatatttcaaataagtaaaatagtaaaatacaGAATATAGAATCATTGAAACAACTTTGActtagaaaacaaaaatcaaacctataaaacaataaaaattacaaaaaaaatccaataatttgtttatttatgtatgtatgtcagTCCACTTGCAGTAAAGCCACAGGAGCCTTCCCGGCCCGCTCGGCGCAGTGGATTCTGGGATAGCTTCGCCGCCAACTGGGCTGCCAAGAAGCAAGCGGAGGCCGGCGTCGTTGCCCATAAGCCGACGGAAGAAAATGAGgccaaggaggaggaagaagaggatgcGCGTCCGGGTCAGTCCGATTCGATGGAAATGGACGGcgtggcggaggaggaggaggagcggcgGGAGAGCGACGACAGCAACAGCTTCTCCAAATACGTCACGCTGGGAGGACGAGGGGCAGGCGAGGACGCCGCCTACAAATGGAATTTTGTCACCAGCAAACTGGCCGAGCTCAGGAGAACCAGCCCGGCCAAGAGCAACTAAGAGAAGTTGAACATATCCTTTATTAATTTCCACTGGGGAAATTCAGGTATTACAGCAGTAAAGAAAACACAcgtatacagtaaacccccacaTATTTGCTGTTCGGTACTTgcaattcacctatttgcaagtatttttcaactgaaattttttttttcaaatgtttcatttttgtatgcatttatttttcattttttgattctctctcaTTTCACAGTCTTCATGTTGTGTGAAGTTGTTATTtcatgagagagagaggaacatgAATGAAGTCTCCTCAGGCTACGCTGATGCTGAATCCGTAATCTCGCGATCACAGCATGCATGAGGTCACTAGCGTTGTCTGCGAGCTGAAgcttgaatgtaaacaaactacACTAAGAGCAGTTAGTTCATCTGTTTTGTTGACATTCCCCATAATGATCAATGGGAGGAAACGTCAAATCTCTTGTctccaaaattgcaaaaataataataataataaaacttccATGCATGATGTCAGGTAAAATGTTAGCTAATGGTATAAGGCTTCAGTTATGCAAGCATCGAGGTAATTTATCTTTCTTTGTGGTGTTATTTTATCTTGTAATTTGGAAtttgcagggggaaaaaaacattaaaaaagccATAACGCATGATATCAGTTGAAATCCTAGCTTTCGGCGCAAAGACCTCAACATCAAGAGAtgtatttaacttattttttttttactttctctgGGGTGTTAAGTCAAATTCAATTGTGAATATACAAACATTTCAGGCAAAAATATGCTTTTGAAGTCACACAAAACATCAGTCAGACAAAAAGTTAGTAGATTATGCACAAACTCAGTACAGTGAGCATCGACggatttagttttttgtgtgtgtgtctttttgaaGTGTTGCGGTAATCTAAGTGGGATTTCTACCGCCTAAATTTGTGGAATATATAGTTTTTAGGTCACTCGAGCCTGCCAGAATTCATGACATTGTTCGAGATGTTAGCAAATTACGCGCAACCTCAGTTCAGCGAGCGAGGAAGGACTTACTTCTGggatttttgtctttctttgggGCAATAAGTCCGTCCAATTTGGAATTGAAGccttactttgtttttgttttttgtttttttgttttgcttcagtGTGTTCAAATTGTTTGATTTGGAATTGTAGCAATAGGTAAATTTTTCCTCCgaattgcacacaaaaaaatcttatttcatGAGACCCTAGTTCAGATGGCATTCATGGAATTCTTTTTTGGGTCGTTCTATGGAGTGTTAAGGTCGTCTCATTCGGAATTCCCCCCCTAAAATGTCGTCATACGTGACATCAGGCGAGGTCAGCATATTACGCGCAAACTCAATCCAGCCAGCATCACAAAGAGTTTTGTCCCCACGGATATGACATCTTTCATCATTAATGATGAACAAGattgagtgttttattgtttgtacaTTTTGATGAGAGCAgtcttattttgacatttaagaAGTACTCAGGAATGTAAAAAATTGGGATGAAATGATGATAAATGGATTTTTTCTTCTTATGTGGCTCGCCTAAAGTGCTTCTTAAAATTTGGCACCCAACTACAGCTAATTTTCCCTTTAGTAGAAACAAGATTAAGAGATTAAAGGTGGATTAGTGTCAGTTTAACAGTTGAAAGTTTGCTCATGAGCCGCCATTGTTTGACTTTGTTAACGAACAGCAACTCAAATCATTTGGAACtgtttgagatttttttcttgtttgtctTGTGTCTGttgaattgtgtgtttttttctgtttttttcccgtcTGTTGGAATAGATGTGTTTCTACTATTTATGTACAATCTAAGGAATGACTGACtgaatgatgtcatcatttcATTCAGTCAGTGAttagaaaatatacaaaaatctGTATAATAAAGACAATCCCTCCacatttccagttttttttttaatgattctatccatccatccatccattttctgagccgcttctcctcactagggtcgcgggcgtgcttggagcctatcccagctgtcatcgggcaggaggcggggtacaccctgaactggttgccagccaatcgcagggcacatagaaactaacaaccattcgcactcacagtcatgcctacgggcaatttagagtctccaattaatgcatgtttttgggatgtgggaggaaaccagagtgcccggagaaaacccacgcaggcacggggagaacatgcaaactccacacaggcggggacggggattgaaccccgcacctcagaactgtgaggctgacgctctaaccagtcggccaccgtgccgccttaatgattctatattttactttattttataagGCCCTGTAaatg
The genomic region above belongs to Phyllopteryx taeniolatus isolate TA_2022b chromosome 6, UOR_Ptae_1.2, whole genome shotgun sequence and contains:
- the LOC133479598 gene encoding uncharacterized protein C1orf232; translation: MNPLWRLYKSKVMKTLNPEYVDDSAEEVSEVEEDVMSPAQQDEGQNAVSQLARKMQGAGAKSWNRLSALFNKDDEHQLLQETESPPVADHPLAVKPQEPSRPARRSGFWDSFAANWAAKKQAEAGVVAHKPTEENEAKEEEEEDARPGQSDSMEMDGVAEEEEERRESDDSNSFSKYVTLGGRGAGEDAAYKWNFVTSKLAELRRTSPAKSN